A window of the Halobacterium hubeiense genome harbors these coding sequences:
- a CDS encoding acetyl-CoA carboxylase biotin carboxylase subunit has protein sequence MFEKVLVANRGEIAVRVMRACEELGIETVAVYSDADKHSGHVRYADEAYNVGPARAADSYLDHEAIIDAAQQADADAIHPGYGFLAENAEFAGKVEETEGVTWVGPSADSMEQLGEKTKARQTMRAADVPIVPGTTEPAESAEEVREFGDEHGYPVAIKAEGGGGGRGMKIVHGPEEADEQFESAKREGEAYFDNDNVYLERYLQNPRHIEVQIVADEQGNVRHLGERDCSLQRRHQKVIEEGPSPALTDDLREEIGEAARRGADAAGYTNAGTFEFLVEDDPDREAGELLDADADFYFLEVNTRIQVEHTVTEELTGIDIVKYQLRVAAGEQLDFAQDDVELDGHAIEYRINAENAADDFAPATGGSLETYDPPGGIGVRVDDALRQGDDLVTDYDSMVAKLIVHGSDREETIARSQRALAEYDIEGIPTIVPFHRLMLTDDAFVGGTHTTKYLDEHLDPERIDEAQEKWGTEPAGTESDEEVVERDFTVEVNGKRFEVELEERGAAQLAVGGSDSGTGRPPETAGGSGDEDSETVVEGGGETVESEMQGTILSVDVAEGDEVEPGDVLVVLEAMKMENDVVASHGGTVTQVAVEEGDSVDMGDVLVVID, from the coding sequence ATGTTCGAGAAGGTTCTCGTCGCGAACCGCGGCGAAATCGCCGTCCGCGTGATGCGGGCGTGCGAGGAACTCGGTATCGAGACGGTCGCCGTCTACAGCGACGCCGACAAGCACTCCGGGCACGTCCGGTACGCCGACGAGGCGTACAACGTCGGGCCCGCCCGCGCGGCGGACTCGTACCTCGACCACGAGGCCATCATCGACGCCGCCCAGCAGGCCGACGCGGACGCCATCCACCCCGGCTACGGCTTCCTCGCGGAGAACGCCGAGTTCGCCGGGAAGGTTGAGGAGACCGAGGGCGTGACGTGGGTCGGCCCCTCCGCCGACTCGATGGAGCAGCTCGGCGAGAAGACGAAGGCCCGACAGACGATGCGCGCGGCCGACGTCCCCATCGTCCCCGGGACGACCGAGCCCGCCGAGTCCGCCGAAGAGGTCAGGGAGTTCGGCGACGAGCACGGCTACCCCGTCGCCATCAAGGCGGAGGGCGGCGGCGGCGGCCGCGGCATGAAAATCGTCCACGGCCCCGAGGAGGCCGACGAGCAGTTCGAGTCGGCGAAGCGCGAGGGGGAGGCGTACTTCGACAACGACAACGTCTACCTCGAACGCTACCTCCAGAACCCCCGCCACATCGAGGTCCAGATCGTCGCCGACGAGCAGGGCAACGTCCGCCACCTCGGCGAGCGCGACTGCTCGCTGCAGCGACGCCACCAGAAGGTCATCGAGGAGGGTCCGAGTCCCGCGCTCACGGACGACCTCCGCGAGGAAATCGGGGAGGCCGCGCGCCGCGGCGCGGACGCCGCCGGCTACACGAACGCCGGAACCTTCGAGTTCCTCGTCGAGGACGACCCCGACCGCGAGGCCGGTGAACTACTCGACGCCGACGCGGACTTCTACTTCCTCGAAGTCAACACCCGGATTCAGGTCGAGCACACCGTCACGGAGGAGCTGACGGGCATCGACATCGTGAAGTACCAGCTCCGGGTCGCGGCCGGCGAACAACTGGACTTCGCCCAAGACGACGTGGAACTGGACGGCCACGCAATCGAGTACCGCATCAACGCGGAGAACGCGGCCGACGACTTCGCGCCCGCGACCGGCGGCAGCCTGGAGACGTACGACCCGCCGGGCGGCATCGGCGTGCGCGTCGACGACGCGCTCCGGCAGGGCGACGACCTCGTCACCGACTACGACTCGATGGTCGCGAAGCTCATCGTGCACGGGAGCGACCGCGAGGAGACCATTGCGCGGTCGCAGCGTGCGCTCGCCGAGTACGACATCGAGGGCATCCCGACCATCGTGCCGTTCCACCGGCTGATGCTCACCGACGACGCGTTCGTCGGCGGCACGCACACGACGAAGTACCTCGACGAGCACCTCGACCCCGAGCGCATCGACGAGGCCCAAGAGAAGTGGGGGACGGAACCCGCGGGCACGGAGAGCGACGAGGAGGTCGTCGAGCGCGACTTCACCGTGGAGGTCAACGGCAAGCGCTTCGAGGTCGAACTCGAGGAGCGCGGCGCCGCCCAGCTCGCGGTCGGCGGGTCCGACAGCGGCACCGGCCGACCGCCCGAGACCGCCGGCGGGAGCGGCGACGAGGATTCCGAGACGGTCGTGGAGGGCGGCGGCGAGACCGTCGAGTCCGAGATGCAGGGGACGATTCTCTCCGTGGACGTCGCGGAGGGCGACGAGGTCGAACCCGGCGACGTGCTCGTGGTGCTGGAAGCGATGAAGATGGAGAACGACGTGGTCGCCTCCCACGGCGGCACCGTCACGCAGGTCGCCGTCGAGGAGGGCGACAGCGTGGACATGGGCGACGTGCTCGTCGTCATCGACTGA